One genomic region from Antedon mediterranea chromosome 3, ecAntMedi1.1, whole genome shotgun sequence encodes:
- the LOC140044955 gene encoding uncharacterized protein, with protein MPRTRLKKKSSQSQKNEEKEDPIPPAAERLEAVQDLSRSNKETLNTILTEEKIGEDTKIFMGYKVSRTVLTELTPHEIRDLKNVFEVFADESKQIGAIPVQKMMRALGFKLTKKEAREMIADMDIDKNGLIDFNEFLQFIIDRQGTARDIHAEIEQGFKMFDYDGTGQLNLDDLKTACKEAGAKFTEIELKEMIEEADTNGDGKVNLEEFTNIMLKTNLF; from the exons ATGCCTAGGACAAGGTTAAAAAAGAAGTCATCTCAGTCTCAAAAGAATGAAGAGAAGGAAGACCCAATTCCTCCAGCTGCTGAAAGGTTAGAAGCTGTACAAGATCTAAGCAGGTCCAATAAGGAAACT TTAAATACAATTCTAACAGAAGAAAAGATAGGTGAGGATACAAAGATATTTATGGGTTACAAGGTATCAAGAACAGTGCTAACTGAGCTGACGCCCCATGAGATCAGGGACCTAAAGAATGTTTTTGAGGTTTTTGCGGATGAAAGCAA GCAAATAGGAGCCATTCCAGTGCAGAAAATGATGCGTGCATTGGGCTTCAAATTGACAAAGAAGGAAGCTCGTGAAATGATTGCAGATATGGATATTGACAAGAATGGCTTGATTGATTTTAACGAATTTCTTCAGTTTATCATTGATAGACAGGGCACAGCTAGGGACATACATGCTGAGATTGAACAGGGATTTAAAATGTTTGACTATG ACGGCACTGGTCAGTTGAATTTAGATGATCTTAAGACAGCATGCAAAGAAGCTGGCGCTAAGTTCACAGAGATTGAATTAAAGGAAATGATAGAGGAGGCAGACACCAATGGAGATGGAAAGGTTAATCTTGAGGAGTTTACAAACATTATGCTGAAGACCAATCTCTTCTAA